GCAGAGCCATCCAGCAATCGCGACACCTGAAAGCGTTATGAAACATTCAATCATACAAAATAGAAATTAAGTGGAGTTACAAAAGGAATCATCTTGCATTGCATGGATTGCCTATATATGATATTGCAGACTGTCTCAGAAAGGTCAACCACAAATATGATACCTTTTCCCAGACTTGTGAGTGGTAGTTGTTAAGCCAATCAATCTCTGCAGCTGATAGCAGGGACAAATCAAGCAATTTAATCTGCAAGATACGTCATTGTTAAAAACTAGTGtgagaataatatataatatctatAGCTCAGAACAAGACACATTAAAGTTCACTAGAAACTGGGAAGATTGAACTAAAACTGAAAGCAATAACATTCTAGATCCTCATGATTCCTGAagtatatctaaaaaataaacaagttttCAAAATGGGATATGTGGTCAGTTCAAATGAATTATGTATTTGCCAAGAATAATATCTGCAAATAGATCAGTTAGAATTTCTGAATAGAATTTCTGCTAGGCTTGCATTTTAAGCATTAATATGCTGTATAAtgtttcatgttatttggtAAAACATCATTACAATGGAGTTCTAACCATCAAATAAACCTCAAGGACCTCCATGACTTGgaaattaattcatttatttcAGAAACATGATAGTTTAAGATCCAACTTTTACACGAGATAGGCTACTTTACTGCCTTCTGCACAATAGAAATATCCACGGTTTTATGATTAACAACAGAGCTTCCATAAGTCacgaaaagaaaacaagaagacAATTATATCAGTCATGACCAGCAGGCATACCTGAATGGGTACATAAGTTAGTTTTTCAAATCCCAGGTATTCAATACCTCCAAAACGATTTGGTGTCTCAGCGCTTCTCACATACAGAAGATTCTGCAAGCAAAAAGAGTGTCGTCACCACACAAGCCAGGATAGAGCATTGACAAAATGCTATTTTAACAGTTAGAGCATAAGAACATAATGATGAATATATGTGATGATCAAGTAGGACACTATCcagtctttttcttttcattaataAGGGATGCCATGAATATTTTGCATTATGAAAATCCCAGGTATTCAAATCCTCTATCTTAGTTGTCTGACTGTGCCAGTACAGACCATAGGTTTGGGCATGACATGGAAATGTCAACCGAGCTTCAATTAATCTCAAGAGAGgagagacttaagcttctcttCAGAGATTCCAAATACACTTTACATCGATGTACTTTATATTATGTGCAAAAGGTGAGATTTTTAAAGGGGATTAAATTAATACACCTACAACAATACCTAAACAAATCAGTTGTCACAAATACAAACAAGAAAACCTGAAGCTAAAGTTCAAACTCAGAAAATGTGAGATAGCTTAAGAAAATATTACCTCAATCCGAATACCAAAAGCATGGTCTTCATAGTAGCCAGGCTCATTGCTAACAATCATGCCATTTACTAAAGGGGTCAAATTTCCATAGCGATAACTAATACTTTGAGGGCCTTCATGAACATTCAATGCTGCTCCTACACCATGCCCAGTCCCTAATAGATCATGGTTAAGCAGTAGTGTTCAATCAATCACTAAATCCATTTGgtttaaaataagtaaataacagaCCTCCAATAGAATTGGAAATATACCATGCCTGTAGTCAAGTCCAACTTTCCAAAGAGAAGAACGGGCAAATGCATCCATCACAAAACCAGGGGTATTTTCTGGGAATACCAACTGATCAAGAGCTATATGACCCTGACATAAGGGTTAAGATAATTATTTAAGATCAATTGCCAACGAGAGTTGTTGAATGTTAATAACAAGGACATTATACATAGACTTGAAAAACGTGTGGATTTGCATTATTGACACATTAATATATGAGGTATACCTTATTCTCAATAAACAAAATGCAGAAATAAACtcaaataagaaacataaaagcGATATACCTGCAAAACTCGGGTAaaacattctctctctcttgatGTAGGCTCCCCAAAATGAACTGTTCGTGTTATATCAGTTGTCCCATCAACATATTGAGCACCACTATCCAATAAGAATAACTTATTCGCATCTACAATACTACAACTCTCTGGTTCTGGTCTGTAGTGTATGATAGCCCCATTGGGACCAGAGCCTAACCCCATGAAATAAACACATTACAGATCAGCACAAAGTGgacaaaagaagaaaactagaaaaatgCCAGTAAATATGCATACTAAGGAGGAATAATGAATATCTTTTGATAGAAAATACATTCTTTTGGTATGGAATtagttcattttctttttctacaataaattttaagaaacttattcttttctaaaatggaaaaaaatttaacatacaTGTATTAAGCGAAAAACCAGGCGAGTTTTCAAAATAAAGCTAAAAccgataattaaaaaaaaattaacttctcAATAAGCTAAAAACAGCttctgaaaaataaataataaataatttttcccCCTCTCCCCACTAAGCTTCTGTAATTTTTGCTGAACTAAATGAAATTTGTGGAAAAACTATAGCAACATATCTTTTCATGTTAGTATAACAATCAATAAATCAGATGTTAATCTATCACCGTACCACTTATGGTGTCGAAGCTGGTATCCAAAAAACCAGCTTGTTTTGAACGAAACTGGAGGAGTTTGTCTGAAACATCTACTTCTGTTAATGTCCTATTGTTAGAAATTTCTGTCTCTAGCCAGTCCCAGAACTGGCAAATGGCAGCAGCATCCCTGTAAATAATACGCATTTGTGCTGAATGTTAACTCCTATATGTGAGTTTTAACACAAATTCAAGAGTATCTAATATTTACAAGGGTAGACAtgtttcttatttaaataaataagaatatatTAACACGTGAAAGCCAAATTTGCACGGTAAAAATGGACAATAAGGCATCACCCCCCCCCACACAGACAGAAACTTTCAATTACAGAGAGTGCAACACGTAGCTTATCCAAGGCATTCTATTTACAATAACtctgatttaaaaaatatgaacaaaataTAGAGATCTATGTTAACATGCAAGAGCATCAACTATTCGTTATCACCGAGATAAGATATGGCAACCTTAAATGACAACTTTTCATTCCTTCTAACTCTTGTTCATTCTTTATAGCCTTTGCCAGAGAAACAGGGGAGCATTTGTGTAGGGTAGTGGGTCCATCCAATTGCTCGTTGGATCCATCAAAACCTTGTGTCCTAGTTTTGTGTTTCTTCTCATGGTTCTGACCATATCTGTCGCAGGCAGCTTTGTACGCATTCACAATAGCAGCATTAACAGAAGAAGTGTCCAGCCAAAGGGCAGCACCCTGTGCTGCCAAACTAGCAAAACACAGTCAAGCATAGTTCCCAAAGATGTGCTGCTCTTACGAGCAAAACAAATATGTATGGACATTTGGCAGAATGAAAGCTACTATTTACAGTATAGAAAACTATCCTGGGTCATCTACAATAATATTCTTAGACATCATTTCCATTATAAAAATGTAATTGGAGGGTCGttggaagaggaagaaaaaaaagactcTCGGCAATTACCTTTCAATTTCAGATATGATTGAACTGTATGGCCTCAACTCTACACCTGCTTTCTTCAAGTGATCACTCACCTCTTCAGTGACTTTTGAATCATCTATAAATAGTTTTGCACCATCAATTTCCACAATCAAGTATGCATACACAACAGGTGAATGTGGAATGTCACTGCCTCTCTTCAAAAGAAAAACGTAAATAGTTACTCTCACTGATTGCAACATTAACATTGAACAATGcaggaaacaaaaataaagaatgaatCGAATTAGCTAGTTAcgttatactaaaaacaatatgGATTAGAAGAAGGTTTACAAGGTCATGAGATCGTACATAAACGACCATCAATACATCTAGCTAAAGAAGCCGCTGAGATACATTACCAAGTTCAACAACCACGCAATTTCATCAAGCATGGAGATGACAATAGCCGAAGAACCAGCACCAGCAAGTTCTGTCCTCAAGTTTGACAATTTCGATGATACATCCAAACCAGCATACTTCAAGTCATGCACTCTAACTGGCTTATTTGGAGGCTGTGGCCTATTATCTTTCCATATTTCATCAACAAGATTTGAATTGTATAAGTAGACAAGCTCATGGTTATTGTAGGAGATGACCTGCTTAAGTTCTTCCGCAGCATCCGAG
This portion of the Arachis duranensis cultivar V14167 chromosome 6, aradu.V14167.gnm2.J7QH, whole genome shotgun sequence genome encodes:
- the LOC107492117 gene encoding aminopeptidase P2 isoform X2, which produces MQRLLVSTHPLLLPPPLAAFSCRQIRRILPQSRTAKPPSFSVCNCSSNSSTFKVKTSSELRSTKASSSTDSQPDPKLTALRRLFSNPGIAIDAYIIPSHDAHQSEFIAECYMRRAYISGFTGSAGTAVVTKDKAALWTDGRYFLQAEKQLTSSWILMRAGNPGVPTTSQWLNDVLPPGGRVGIDPFLFTSDAAEELKQVISYNNHELVYLYNSNLVDEIWKDNRPQPPNKPVRVHDLKYAGLDVSSKLSNLRTELAGAGSSAIVISMLDEIAWLLNLRGSDIPHSPVVYAYLIVEIDGAKLFIDDSKVTEEVSDHLKKAGVELRPYSSIISEIESLAAQGAALWLDTSSVNAAIVNAYKAACDRYGQNHEKKHKTRTQGFDGSNEQLDGPTTLHKCSPVSLAKAIKNEQELEGMKSCHLRDAAAICQFWDWLETEISNNRTLTEVDVSDKLLQFRSKQAGFLDTSFDTISGSGPNGAIIHYRPEPESCSIVDANKLFLLDSGAQYVDGTTDITRTVHFGEPTSRERECFTRVLQGHIALDQLVFPENTPGFVMDAFARSSLWKVGLDYRHGTGHGVGAALNVHEGPQSISYRYGNLTPLVNGMIVSNEPGYYEDHAFGIRIENLLYVRSAETPNRFGGIEYLGFEKLTYVPIQIKLLDLSLLSAAEIDWLNNYHSQVWEKVSRLLDGSARQWLWDNTRPIMQ
- the LOC107492117 gene encoding aminopeptidase P2 isoform X1, which translates into the protein MQRLLVSTHPLLLPPPLAAFSCRQIRRILPQSRTAKPPSFSVCNCSSNSSTFKVKTSSELRSTKASSSTDSQPDPKLTALRRLFSNPGIAIDAYIIPSHDAHQSEFIAECYMRRAYISGFTGSAGTAVVTKDKAALWTDGRYFLQAEKQLTSSWILMRAGNPGVPTTSQWLNDVLPPGGRVGIDPQFLFTSDAAEELKQVISYNNHELVYLYNSNLVDEIWKDNRPQPPNKPVRVHDLKYAGLDVSSKLSNLRTELAGAGSSAIVISMLDEIAWLLNLRGSDIPHSPVVYAYLIVEIDGAKLFIDDSKVTEEVSDHLKKAGVELRPYSSIISEIESLAAQGAALWLDTSSVNAAIVNAYKAACDRYGQNHEKKHKTRTQGFDGSNEQLDGPTTLHKCSPVSLAKAIKNEQELEGMKSCHLRDAAAICQFWDWLETEISNNRTLTEVDVSDKLLQFRSKQAGFLDTSFDTISGSGPNGAIIHYRPEPESCSIVDANKLFLLDSGAQYVDGTTDITRTVHFGEPTSRERECFTRVLQGHIALDQLVFPENTPGFVMDAFARSSLWKVGLDYRHGTGHGVGAALNVHEGPQSISYRYGNLTPLVNGMIVSNEPGYYEDHAFGIRIENLLYVRSAETPNRFGGIEYLGFEKLTYVPIQIKLLDLSLLSAAEIDWLNNYHSQVWEKVSRLLDGSARQWLWDNTRPIMQ